TACTGCGTTAGTAAAGAATTTTTCAAATTTGACGGACATAAAACCGTTTATCAAAGAGCATTATTTGCCCATTTTTTCAGCAGCGATGAGTCGTATGTCAAGTGTACCTGAACAGTGGCCAATAATTGATTCTTATCAGACGTTTAGCCAGTATTTTGCCATTGAAATTCATACTCAATTAATTCATTTGTCTCATACTAGGAGTTGATTATGGAGCCAGTCAGTATAGCGCTTATTTGTGCTGCAGTATTGGGAACAGTTGTTGTTTTGGCTGCATTCATTAGACAAATTTTATTAAGCAGAGACAAGCAATTAAATGATACGGCACAAACTAGGGCTTTATCTCATGAGGTTAAAGAGCTTGAAAAAATGCGTACTCAAATGCAAAGTGAGAAGCGATTTGATTCTCATTATCAAGTGCTTGGTTCCAATAAAGATGCAATTAAGTATATAGATACTAAAGTAGAGGAGATTTTAAACAAAAAAACTGAATTAGTGGAGCGTTACGCCCAGGCTATTATCAAAGAATCTGGTTCTATAGTTAGTGGGGAAATTTCGTCTGAACGTAAAATTGCATGTGATCGCTTAAGAGAGGAAATTGACCGTGAGATCGCATTTTATGATACTGAACTAAAGCAACTACAGGAAAGAAGAGGTCTTTTATGGGATGCACATACTGATTTTCAAAAATATCTTTTGAACCAAGAAAAAGCTCGGAATGACAGTCTGGATAATGTATACCAACAGCATTCAGCGCTATTGGAAAAAGTTTATTTGCGTCATATCGATAATACTGAAATTGTAGCGGTGAAAAGCATCGAAGCATCATCCATGACTTTTAAAGACATGATAATGATTCCAATTCAATTTCTGATGCAATATTTTGGGGTTAGTGCTGGAATTTCGTTGATCCAAACGCGAGTAGAGCATGTTGCACGTATTGAAGTAGATAAAATACAACAGGAAATAAATAATCAGCCAGCAAAACAAAAAGAAAATAAGGTGGCTAAAGATAGCAAGACCCGTCAAGATAAACAGCACGAAAGCCCCCCAAAAGACGAGAAGAAAGAGGAGAGGAATCATTCAATAACATTTGCTTGAAAATTATTCTGCTAACTCATTTAGTGACATTTTTGATTGTTTATATTACAATTCCACTTTCATTTTTTGCTGGAATGCAAAATTTTTAGCTAATTGGGAGATATATTGATGGCAAAACATCGTTTTTTATGGTTTATGACATTTATGTTATGTTCTATTCTGGCTTTGCCAGGACATAGCGCAGGTGTAAACTCACTTCTTCCTGATGAACAAAATACGGTCACCGTATTTCATGAAGCAGCACCAAAGGTAGTTTATGTTCACAGGTTGACCACAATTACCAGCCGGTCGTTGCAGAAAAAACAAGTGCCAGATGGCGCGGGCTCTGGAATTGTGTGGAATAATAATGGGTATATAGTCACTAATTATCATGTCATCAAAGGTGCCGATAAGTTGGCGATTACTTTAGGGAATTTAACCGTTCCGGCTAAGGTTGTTGGCTCAGAGCCACGTAAGGACATCGCGGTATTGAAAATTGAATCGCCACAAGCCTTGGCTTTACTTAAATCATTTAAACCGTTTGAAGTAGTACATCTGCATGAACTCATGGTAGGACAAAAGGCTATTGCGATTGGTAATCCTTTTGGTTTGGATCATAGTTTGTCTAAGGGAGTAATTTCTGCTTTAGGTAGAAAGGTGCCTGGTATTGGGGGAGTTACAATCCGCAATATGATTCAGACAGACACTCCAATCAATCCAGGTAACTCAGGTGGTCCCTTATTGAATAGCGCCGGGCAGTTAATTGGTATGAATACGATGATTTATTCTCATTCAGGCTCATCTGCCGGAATCGGTTTTGCTGTCCCTGCTGATGATATTGACCGCATTGTGACGCAAATTATTAAAAATGGTCGAGTCGTATTGTCTGGTATAGGTATTCAAAGTGTACCGCCCAATATTGCTCGTCAATTAGGTATACGTAAAGGGATACTTATTGCTGATGTTTTACGCGATACACCTGCCGCTAAAGTTCATTTGCGCGGTACTCATAGAGATCCTTGGGGACGTATCGAGTTAGGTGATATAATTGTTGCACTCAATGGACATGCTGTTCCAAACTACGATGCTCTCTACAACATGTTGACTGAAATAAAAGTAGGCGAGCAAATAACCGTATCCATTCAGCGAGGAAGTAAGCAAATGGATGTAAAAATGAAAACAATCGATATCGCAGGAATCTAGATTTTTTCTCGATTTAATCTGTTAGTATGCACAGCCTGGATTGCAGTTTTAAATCCAGGCTGTATGCTTTTATAGGTCTTAAAAATTGATGGAGAATAAGGATGTTACTTAATAAAGAGGACTCACTTTTATTACTGGTTGATGTACAGGAAAAATTAACACCAGCGGTTCTAAATAGTGAAGCATTTATTTCGCGCTGTGAATGGCTTTTAAAATTAGCTAGAAAAATCGGCGTACCTATTTTGGTAAGTGAGCAATATCCTCAAGGTCTTGGTTCAACTCTGCAGCAATTTCAATCTTATTTTGATCCCCAACAATGTATTGATAAAGTAAGTTTTTCTTGTATGGGTGAACCTAAATACCAAGAGCAATTAAAAAAGCATCATAAAAAGCAATTAATCCTCATTGGGATTGAAACTCATGTTTGTGTTTTACAGACTGCCTTAGAAATGAAAGCGGCTGGATTTGAGGTTTTTGTTGTGGTTGATGCAGTAAGTTGTCGTGGTGAACAAAATATGAAATATGGACTGAAACGAATGAAAAATGAAGGCGTTCATTTGGTTACTTCCGAAATGGTATTTTTTGAGTGGTTAAGAAAGGCAGGGACTCCTGAATTCAAACAATTGAGTAAGGAGTTTTTTTAGGAGAGTTTGCATCTAATGTGCCAAAACCTTGTTCATTTTTTTCTGGGTGCAGCAAAGTGAGGGTTAACAAATCCCGGGTTCCGCTTCGCTGCACCCAGACTATAAATTATGGAGAATAATAGTGAATTTTACGAATCAAATCGCATTGATAACCGGTGGTGCTTCGGGCATGGGGAAAGCAAGCGTTCAATACCTGCGAAAGCGAGGAATGCGAGTTGTGGCATGGGATAAACAAGTAGACGACCACAGCGAAGCTGATTTATTCATCAGTTGTGACGTGACCAGTGATGAATCTGTCGAGAAGTCAATGCAACAAACGGTGGAACAATTGGGAGTCCCAAGAGTTTGCGTTAATTGTGCAGGCATTGCTCCAGCAAAACGTATTGTAGGAAAAGATGGAGCTATGCCTTTAGCAGCTTTTAAACAAGTTATCGATGTAAATTTAATTGGTACGTTCAATGTGATGAGGATTGCAGCTCATGCTATGAGCAGTTTAGAACTGGAGAGTAGTTCACAGGAGCGCGGAGTCATTATTAACACGGCTTCTATTGCCGCATTTGAAGGACAAATTGGCCAAGCCGCATACAGTGCCTCAAAGGGTGGAGTTGTTGCAATGACACTTCCAGCTGCACGTGAATTAGCTCAGTTTGCTATACGGGTAAATACTATTGCCCCTGGATTAATTGCTACTCCTATGCTGTTGAATATGCCGCAAGAAGTACAAGACAATTTGATTGCGACTATGACTTTTCCCAAACGGTTTGGGAAACCGGATGAATTTGCTTCATTAGTAGCGCATATCATTGAAAATGGGATGATAAATGGTGAAGTGATTCGTTTGGATGGAGCACTTCGTATGCGATAAGTTCTTTATTTACTGTGGAGATCCCGCACCACCTGCGGGATGGCGTATCTTTAGCTATTGTCGCCAGGATGGAGGAAATCCAAGAAGCTATTTTTTTCTTTTTAACTTAAAATTTTAAAATCCCTTTTTATATGAGAAGTCTAAAGTTGTTTCTAAGGAGGGCGTTACCGTAGTAGCCCCCTCAAACATTTTTAAATTTCTTTTCTTACTCGGCTTAGATTCTAAATCATCTATGGGAGTAAGAATCATTTCATCATCCTCATCATTCGCTTCAGACAATTTATCGACGTAATAAGGGTTAATTTCTTGAGTATCGACCAAAACGACCTGTTTCGGTGGCGTGCCTTGAAGTCCTTGTTCCCAACCCATCACAAGTTTTTGTTTGTCCGCTTTAACCAGTCCATCATGTTCACCTAAATCAACCCAACGATGTCCCGAACTATCCACAATCAAATCGGCTTTATAAGCAGCTATCTCGGTATAAATTCCTTCCTCAGCTAATTTTAATTGGAGTTCTTCAATAAATTTTCTCGCTCCTCCAAGATGGCATGCGAGGAACGTAATTCGTTTGACGGCGCTTAAAGAACAATCTTCCACTAAACGTTCTACCAGCATCTCTACATCACAACCTGAAAATTCTTGTTCTCCTTGGGCACTATGACCAATTAAGCATAAACGGGATTGAGAGGTGAGTTGACTCAGATCAGGATAACTTTCAAGTCGAGAAGAGTAAAATAATTGATTTTCTTCTTTAAAAAGCTCTCCTAATAAGTTTTTATAATTCTCCTTTATTGCTTTATCTTGGGTTTCGTGATCCGAGAAAAATTCCATTACTACGGAAGAATCATATTTTTTTGAAAACAATTTCATATTAATACAAATTAAAAACTTTATCCTATTATACATATTTTTGATTTTATTGTGTAAAAATAATTCTATTTATGTAGGTTGTTTCTGGGAACGAGGTTTGTTGGAGGTTTTTCTGGGTTCAGCTTTTGCTCTCACCCAGAAGGAATGCATTGTATTATTCTAAGCTTCTTGATGATGCGAATTTTCTTTTGTTGACTCGATGTTACCTTGGGAAGTATAGACACTAATCGCGTTTGTTTGATTTCCTGACAGTGTATTGACAATTTCTTGACGGACATAAAGATTGTTCGCTATGACTTGTCCATTTACTGCATTTAATTCGCGACAACGTGTAAGAAGTTCGGCTAGCGTGGTATTTAACTGATTGATCTCATTTACCTCTTCAGTACTGCAATCGTGAAGAAACTCAGTTAAAGCCTGATTCATCGTTTGATTGGGATTGGTGTGATTAAGAAGCTGCATCCGTTGTTTGGCACTTTCTTCTAGCTTGTTGGATAATTCTTGTTTTTTATTTGCAAACTCCTCAAGGCGGTTAAACTCTCGAGATACTAATATTTCTTTTTCGTCAACTAACAAAGAATTGAGCATTTCTATCCAGTTTATTTCTTGTGCCAAACAGCTACTCAATACTTTTTTCTTATCATCCATAATAGCCCTTAGAATTTAAGCAGGTTCTACATTTAACATGTTCATGGCAATTTTGTCACTATCGATCTGATAATTTCCAAGAGCGATTTCAGTTTTAAAATATAAAACTCGAGCAGCATTGATTTCAGATACTTCCTTAATAGAGTTTTTTATTGCATCTAATTGTTTGGAGGTGTCACTTATACTAACAAATGAAGAAGGGTCTTCAATCAAACTTTTAATTTGTTCTTGATGTTTTGTTTTTAATCGATTGTCTGCCTCTGGAGTTTTCACAGGAGCTGCATCACTGATTTGATTAAACATAATTTATCCTCAAGCAAGTTTGACTTCTAAATGTATCGGCCGTTTTTTTAAAATCTTTAGTAAATTTTACTTAGTTGTTGATTTTTTTAGATAATAACATTCACTTTTTTTGCATCTGTAATTTGAGCTTCAATAATTTTTTTGGAAGAAAGATTACGCACTTTAATGGTTTCACCTAATGAACCATCTTCCATAGCCACACCATCCATACTTATCATTAAATTATTATCATTGACTACAATAGAAACACGTTCTCCTTTATTAATCAATTTTGCTGCCTCAACATTATGAGGATTCAGCGGGCTATTCGGTGAAATATTTTGTTTGCAGATTTGTCCTACTAATAAATCCTTTTCAGTGAAATAGCCTTTGTTCAATCGTTGCACATCCATTTCTGTTTGGTAAATGTCATCTATAGTAAGTCGATTCCCTTTTATCAGGGCACGTTTTGCGACATAGATTCTTTTTAATACAGTTATTTTAACGGGAACATATAAGGACCAGTGATTATCATTTTCTTGACATTTAATACCCATAGTATTTGTGCTTAAGATGGGAGTTTGATAGGGGTTAAAGACAACCAATTGATTTTCGGCACATGCTTTGAGATTTAAACGGGAATCAATTTTATCTGCTGTGACTCGAATTGTTCCTTCTTTATATGATGAAAGTTCATTCCGTATATGTTGTTCTATTTTATTCGTCAGTATATCAGGCGACTGTATTGCATCAGCATTTAATCCAGTGCTTGCAAAAAATAGTAAAACACTTAGTATGCACTTGTTCACAAATAATCCCTCTTTGAGTAACTTGCGGTATGTTGCAAATATTGTGCCAAATTTTTGGAGAATACTACATAATGATTCGTTTCAATATTTACGTAATGATTTTACTAATATTTCAACTCCCTGCTTATGCAAATACTCATCATCCACAAGAGTTTTTGCAATCGATTAATGGTACCAAAAATGAAGGGGAACAAATCTATCATCATTTTTGTGCAAATTGTCATGCTAGTAAACCATTAATTCCCCTAGGTGCACCAAGAATTGGCGAAGAAGCAGATTGGAAACTGCGTTTAAAACAAGGGATGAGCGTCCTTTTTAAGCATACGGATGAGGGGTTCAACGCAATGCCTGCACGAGGTGGATGCTTTGAATGTACTGACAAACAGTTAATGAAAGCTATTCGATTTATATTACCAAAGCAATCAAAAAAATAGTCATTTAACAATCTTTAAGCTCATAAAAAAAACACTGTGTAAAAAATATTTATAAAAAACACTAAACCTATTTTTAAATCTCCCGATAAATAAGAAAAAAAGAGGGAGAAATAAAGTGAAAAAATATCTAGTGTTGGTGCCAGTGTGTGCTTTAGCAACATCCTGTGTTTCCATGGATAGGTCAGTCCCTGTAGTTGACGATGCTGGTTACACTCATTATACGATGAGTATGCAATCAGACCATAAGGGCTCAAATTACTTTCCTATGAAAAGACCAGCAACAGGAAAAAAAGTCATTGTATTTGACCCTAAAGCCACAGCATGGGCAGCTTATGACAAAGAAGGTAACAGGGTAAATACCGGAAGTGCTTCTGGGGGTAAGGATTTCTGCGAGGATGCAGGTAAACCCTGTCGTACTGTGACTGGGACATTCAGTGTTTATTCTAAAAAAGGTGAAGACTGTACTTCCAGTATTTATCCATTAGAAACAAATGGCGGGGCAAGAATGCCATACTGTATGCATTTCCATGGAGGATATTCAATTCATGCAGCGTACGAAGTACCTAACTACAACGCAAGCCATGGTTGCATCCGTGTTTTACCCAGTGCTGCAAAATGGTTAAACCAAGATTTTGCTGATATTGGTACAACAGTGATTGTTAAGCCCTACTAATCAACGGGATAATCTCCACTACTGCCCTGCGTTAAGCAGGGCTTTTTCATTTATATTTTTCAATTCTTTTGTTATAAATTCATTCATTTTTGCTGACTAATAACTTGATAATAAGAGAATCGCAATTTACTATCGTGTTTTTTGAACCTGGATGCATGCCCTTATGATTCTTTGTATTGATGTTGGAAATTCTCATATCTACGGCGGTGTTTTTGCTGGAGAAGAGATAAAGCTTCGTTTTCGTCATACTTCTACAGTAAGTACCTCTGATGAATTAGGCATCTTTTTGAAAAGTGTTTTAAGAGAAAATAATTGTTCTCCGGAGGCAATTAAACAAATTGGCATTTGTTCTGTAGTTCCTCAAATTGATTATTCATTGCGTT
The DNA window shown above is from Legionella sp. PC997 and carries:
- a CDS encoding S1C family serine protease, producing the protein MAKHRFLWFMTFMLCSILALPGHSAGVNSLLPDEQNTVTVFHEAAPKVVYVHRLTTITSRSLQKKQVPDGAGSGIVWNNNGYIVTNYHVIKGADKLAITLGNLTVPAKVVGSEPRKDIAVLKIESPQALALLKSFKPFEVVHLHELMVGQKAIAIGNPFGLDHSLSKGVISALGRKVPGIGGVTIRNMIQTDTPINPGNSGGPLLNSAGQLIGMNTMIYSHSGSSAGIGFAVPADDIDRIVTQIIKNGRVVLSGIGIQSVPPNIARQLGIRKGILIADVLRDTPAAKVHLRGTHRDPWGRIELGDIIVALNGHAVPNYDALYNMLTEIKVGEQITVSIQRGSKQMDVKMKTIDIAGI
- a CDS encoding hydrolase; amino-acid sequence: MLLNKEDSLLLLVDVQEKLTPAVLNSEAFISRCEWLLKLARKIGVPILVSEQYPQGLGSTLQQFQSYFDPQQCIDKVSFSCMGEPKYQEQLKKHHKKQLILIGIETHVCVLQTALEMKAAGFEVFVVVDAVSCRGEQNMKYGLKRMKNEGVHLVTSEMVFFEWLRKAGTPEFKQLSKEFF
- a CDS encoding SDR family NAD(P)-dependent oxidoreductase, translated to MNFTNQIALITGGASGMGKASVQYLRKRGMRVVAWDKQVDDHSEADLFISCDVTSDESVEKSMQQTVEQLGVPRVCVNCAGIAPAKRIVGKDGAMPLAAFKQVIDVNLIGTFNVMRIAAHAMSSLELESSSQERGVIINTASIAAFEGQIGQAAYSASKGGVVAMTLPAARELAQFAIRVNTIAPGLIATPMLLNMPQEVQDNLIATMTFPKRFGKPDEFASLVAHIIENGMINGEVIRLDGALRMR
- a CDS encoding C80 family cysteine peptidase, which encodes MKLFSKKYDSSVVMEFFSDHETQDKAIKENYKNLLGELFKEENQLFYSSRLESYPDLSQLTSQSRLCLIGHSAQGEQEFSGCDVEMLVERLVEDCSLSAVKRITFLACHLGGARKFIEELQLKLAEEGIYTEIAAYKADLIVDSSGHRWVDLGEHDGLVKADKQKLVMGWEQGLQGTPPKQVVLVDTQEINPYYVDKLSEANDEDDEMILTPIDDLESKPSKKRNLKMFEGATTVTPSLETTLDFSYKKGF
- a CDS encoding flagella synthesis protein FlgN, with translation MDDKKKVLSSCLAQEINWIEMLNSLLVDEKEILVSREFNRLEEFANKKQELSNKLEESAKQRMQLLNHTNPNQTMNQALTEFLHDCSTEEVNEINQLNTTLAELLTRCRELNAVNGQVIANNLYVRQEIVNTLSGNQTNAISVYTSQGNIESTKENSHHQEA
- the flgM gene encoding flagellar biosynthesis anti-sigma factor FlgM, with the protein product MFNQISDAAPVKTPEADNRLKTKHQEQIKSLIEDPSSFVSISDTSKQLDAIKNSIKEVSEINAARVLYFKTEIALGNYQIDSDKIAMNMLNVEPA
- the flgA gene encoding flagellar basal body P-ring formation chaperone FlgA is translated as MNKCILSVLLFFASTGLNADAIQSPDILTNKIEQHIRNELSSYKEGTIRVTADKIDSRLNLKACAENQLVVFNPYQTPILSTNTMGIKCQENDNHWSLYVPVKITVLKRIYVAKRALIKGNRLTIDDIYQTEMDVQRLNKGYFTEKDLLVGQICKQNISPNSPLNPHNVEAAKLINKGERVSIVVNDNNLMISMDGVAMEDGSLGETIKVRNLSSKKIIEAQITDAKKVNVII
- a CDS encoding cytochrome c5 family protein; the encoded protein is MIRFNIYVMILLIFQLPAYANTHHPQEFLQSINGTKNEGEQIYHHFCANCHASKPLIPLGAPRIGEEADWKLRLKQGMSVLFKHTDEGFNAMPARGGCFECTDKQLMKAIRFILPKQSKK
- a CDS encoding L,D-transpeptidase, with protein sequence MKKYLVLVPVCALATSCVSMDRSVPVVDDAGYTHYTMSMQSDHKGSNYFPMKRPATGKKVIVFDPKATAWAAYDKEGNRVNTGSASGGKDFCEDAGKPCRTVTGTFSVYSKKGEDCTSSIYPLETNGGARMPYCMHFHGGYSIHAAYEVPNYNASHGCIRVLPSAAKWLNQDFADIGTTVIVKPY